Proteins encoded by one window of Polaribacter haliotis:
- a CDS encoding adenylate/guanylate cyclase domain-containing protein, whose protein sequence is MRNKIFIKKIHHLKTYLIVGFFCMFYGTIFSQNQKISDSLKIELKENSYTKIEKLKILEDIAFEETNAEEIIIYSNLLIKNAKEIDSIRLEYSGYFQLGNAYRLKSDLKQALENYFVALKITVDMQAIPKQAKVKIAIADAYSIMGDSKNAVSYYRNSINLLKNEKEEFRIDLASAQLNLGDEYFNQQKLDSALFYFNESGKLFKAADYKIGEAYNLGNVGLVYAEKGQHTKAEKNLNEAIKVLTENEDYYPICVYLNAIADIYYDKNEVRKALQFANRSLKLAKEYGLKEQIRDGYLKLSTIYEKIGQYKNSFKLYKKHISYRDSVNNITVVQEVANAKTKYEITLAKEKAKFQLEKKQTEVDLLNQEKKTQNSIATAIGLALLLIILLAFSLYKRNKYVVKTGKIIQEEKNRSDILLRNILPAETAKELKEKGSVKAKKFDCVSVMFTDFKGFTEFSESLSPEELVKSIDFYFSKFDEIIEKYGLEKIKTVGDAYMCAGGLPFPSEIHPYKIALAALEIIDFVKETNNINDKKTALEIRVGINTGSVVAGVVGTKKFAYDIWGDTVNLASRMESSGEVGRINISESTYNILSKYKELKFEFRGKIEVKGKGKVKMYFVDKIS, encoded by the coding sequence GTGAGAAATAAAATTTTTATAAAAAAAATACATCATTTAAAAACCTATTTAATAGTAGGTTTTTTTTGTATGTTTTATGGAACTATTTTTTCTCAAAACCAAAAAATAAGTGACAGTTTAAAAATAGAATTAAAAGAGAACAGTTACACCAAAATAGAAAAACTAAAAATTTTAGAAGACATTGCTTTTGAAGAAACAAATGCCGAAGAAATAATAATTTATAGTAATTTACTCATAAAAAATGCAAAAGAAATAGATTCCATAAGACTGGAATATTCTGGTTATTTTCAATTAGGAAATGCCTATAGATTAAAAAGTGATTTAAAACAAGCCCTAGAAAATTATTTTGTAGCTCTAAAAATTACTGTAGATATGCAAGCTATTCCTAAACAAGCAAAAGTTAAAATAGCGATTGCAGATGCATATTCTATAATGGGAGATAGTAAAAATGCTGTAAGTTATTATAGAAATAGTATCAATTTACTTAAAAATGAGAAAGAAGAATTTAGAATCGATTTAGCTTCTGCTCAATTAAATTTAGGTGACGAATATTTTAATCAGCAAAAATTAGATTCTGCTTTGTTTTATTTTAATGAATCTGGAAAACTTTTTAAAGCTGCAGATTATAAAATTGGCGAAGCTTATAACTTAGGGAATGTTGGTTTGGTTTATGCCGAAAAAGGTCAACATACAAAGGCCGAGAAAAACCTTAATGAAGCTATAAAGGTTTTAACGGAAAATGAAGATTATTATCCAATTTGTGTTTATTTAAATGCAATAGCAGATATTTATTATGATAAAAATGAAGTAAGAAAAGCATTACAATTTGCTAATAGAAGTTTAAAATTAGCAAAAGAATATGGTTTAAAAGAACAGATTAGAGATGGTTATTTAAAACTTTCTACTATTTATGAAAAGATTGGCCAGTATAAAAATTCTTTTAAATTGTATAAAAAACATATTTCCTATAGAGATAGTGTAAATAATATTACTGTTGTCCAGGAAGTTGCGAATGCAAAAACAAAATACGAAATTACTTTAGCGAAAGAAAAAGCAAAGTTTCAATTAGAGAAAAAACAAACGGAGGTAGATTTATTAAATCAAGAAAAGAAAACACAAAATAGTATTGCTACTGCTATTGGTTTGGCGCTTTTACTAATTATATTATTAGCTTTTTCTCTATATAAGAGAAATAAATATGTAGTAAAAACAGGTAAAATTATTCAAGAAGAAAAAAACAGATCGGATATTTTATTGCGCAATATTTTACCTGCAGAAACTGCAAAAGAGTTAAAAGAAAAAGGAAGTGTAAAAGCGAAAAAATTCGACTGTGTTTCTGTAATGTTTACAGATTTTAAAGGATTTACAGAGTTTTCTGAAAGCTTATCTCCAGAAGAATTGGTAAAAAGTATCGATTTCTACTTTTCTAAATTTGATGAAATTATTGAAAAATATGGTTTAGAAAAAATAAAAACTGTTGGAGATGCCTATATGTGTGCAGGAGGATTGCCTTTTCCAAGTGAAATTCATCCATATAAAATTGCATTAGCGGCATTAGAAATTATAGATTTTGTAAAAGAAACCAATAATATAAACGATAAAAAAACAGCTTTAGAAATTCGTGTTGGAATAAATACAGGATCTGTAGTGGCTGGAGTTGTTGGTACTAAAAAGTTTGCTTACGATATTTGGGGAGACACTGTAAATTTGGCAAGTAGAATGGAAAGTTCTGGTGAGGTTGGCCGAATTAATATTAGTGAAAGTACTTATAATATATTGTCGAAATATAAAGAATTAAAATTCGAGTTTAGAGGTAAAATTGAAGTGAAAGGAAAAGGGAAAGTAAAAATGTACTTTGTAGATAAAATTTCTTAA